A region of Lichenibacterium dinghuense DNA encodes the following proteins:
- a CDS encoding cation diffusion facilitator family transporter, whose protein sequence is MAGESTGAIVTAAGANLAIAVAKFVGAWLTGSASMLAEGVHSVVDTADQGLLLLGLKRAEKPADEAHPFGYGREVYFYSFVVSLLIFTAGGLYSIYEGIGKIRHPEETGDVDLFGLHLPGIAVNLAILAFALASEGYSLFTAYTSLPKGSGSPLSTIRRSKDPSLFVLIAEDTAAVAGLVLAALGVGLSALLGLPVLDGAASIGIGVLLVAVAFFLLIETHGLLIGEAADPEVVEAVRALALAEPSVRHVNEVLTQHLGPSDILVNLSLDVADDERGGDVERLATRLERELKRRHDKVRRVFVEFQSGPASRSADRDG, encoded by the coding sequence ATGGCAGGGGAGAGCACGGGGGCGATCGTTACGGCAGCGGGGGCCAACCTGGCGATCGCGGTCGCGAAGTTCGTGGGGGCGTGGCTGACCGGCAGCGCCTCGATGCTGGCGGAAGGCGTGCACTCGGTCGTCGACACCGCCGACCAGGGGCTGCTGTTGCTCGGCCTCAAGCGCGCTGAGAAGCCGGCCGACGAGGCCCACCCGTTCGGATACGGGCGCGAGGTCTACTTCTACTCCTTCGTGGTCTCGCTCCTGATCTTCACGGCGGGCGGCCTGTATTCGATCTACGAGGGCATCGGCAAGATCCGGCACCCCGAGGAGACCGGCGACGTCGACCTGTTCGGGCTCCACCTGCCGGGGATCGCCGTCAACCTCGCCATCCTGGCCTTCGCCCTGGCCTCCGAGGGCTATTCCCTGTTCACGGCTTACACCTCGCTGCCGAAAGGCTCGGGCTCGCCGCTGTCGACCATCCGGCGCAGCAAGGATCCGAGCCTCTTCGTCCTGATCGCCGAGGACACGGCGGCGGTCGCCGGCCTGGTGCTGGCGGCGCTGGGCGTCGGTCTGTCGGCGCTCCTCGGCCTGCCGGTCCTCGACGGCGCCGCCTCGATCGGCATCGGCGTCCTGCTCGTCGCCGTGGCCTTCTTCCTCCTGATCGAGACCCACGGCCTCCTGATCGGCGAGGCCGCCGACCCCGAGGTGGTCGAGGCCGTCCGCGCGCTCGCCCTCGCCGAGCCGAGCGTGCGGCACGTCAACGAGGTGCTCACCCAGCACCTCGGGCCGTCCGACATCCTGGTCAACCTGAGCCTCGACGTGGCCGACGACGAACGCGGCGGCGACGTCGAGCGCCTCGCGACGCGTCTGGAGCGGGAACTGAAGCGCCGTCACGACAAGGTCCGGCGCGTCTTCGTCGAGTTCCAGTCCGGACCCGCTTCGCGGTCCGCCGACCGGGATGGCTGA